TGAATTAAAGAATTTATACTTCTCATATTTTATTCCAGATAAGGTTGATGTTTTAAAAAACATTAACCTTAAAATTAATAAAGGTGAATTTATATCAATTATAGGAAAAAATGGATCTGGTAAATCTACTCTTGGTAGATTAATCTCATTTTTACTTGAGCCAACTCAAGGCGAAATTTTAATTGATGGAAAAAAAGTTAAAAATGAGATTGATTATCTTGAAATAAGAAAAAAAATTGGAATGGTTTTTCAAAATCCAGACAATCAAATTGTTTCACAAATTGTTGAAGAAGATATAGCTTTTGGATTAGAAAATTTAAATTATGATGAAGAGACTATAAAAAAGAAAGTTGAGGAGGTATTGCTTGAAGTTGATCTTCTTGAGGAGAGAAGATTTCCTCCTCACTTTCTTTCTGGTGGTCAGAGACAGAAACTTGCAATTGCAGGAATATTAGTAATGGAACCAGAATATATTGTTTTAGATGAACCAACTTCTCTTCTTGACCCAAAAGGAAGAGGAGATGTAATAAAATTGATAACAAGATTAAATAAAAAGGGAATAACCATTATATTAATTACACATAGAATGGAAGAAGCAATATTAGGGGATAAAATTTATGTTTTAAATGATGGAGAAATAGTGATGGAAGGTGAACCAGAAGAGGTATTTACAAATGTTGATTTTTTAAGAAGCATTGGTCTTTCTGTGCCACCTCTTACTTATCTTTCATACTTACTTAAAATTGAAGGATTACCAATTGAGGTAAAATTATGGAATTTAAAAGAAATGAAGGAAGAACTCCTGCAATTGAAATTAAGAATTTAACATATACATATTCAAGAGGCCTTCCTTATGAAAAAGAGGCAATAAAAGATATTAATTTAGTAGTATATGAAGGTGAAGCAGTAGGAATTTTAGGACACACTGGAAGTGGTAAATCAACATTAATTCAACATTTGAACGGAATACTTCTTCCCCAAGAGGGAGAAGTCAGGGTTTTTGGAGAGAAAATCATAAATGATAAAAAATTTTTAAGAAATTTAAGAAAAATTGTTGGAGTTGTATTTCAATTTCCAGAGGATGAACTTTTTGCAGAAACTGTTTTTGAAGATATTGCATTTGGACCAAAAAATCTTGGATTAAGTGAAGATGATATTAAAAAAAGAGTATTAAATTCAATAAATGAAGTGGGTTTAGATGAAAGTTATCTTGAAAGATCCCCATTTTCTCTTTCAGGAGGAGAAAAAAGAAGAGTTGCAATTGCCTGTATTTTATCAATGGAACCAAAAATTCTTGTTTTAGATGAACCAACATCAGGATTAGATCCAATAGGAAGAGAAGAGATAATTTCATTAATTAAAAAATTAAAAGAACAGAAAAAAGTAACAATAATTATGATTTCACATTCAATGGAAGATATTATTCAATTTATTGATAGAGTTTATATTTTAAATAACGGTAAAGTTGTTTTAGAAGGAAAAACTGAAGAAATTTTTCAAAAAAAAGAACTGTTGGAAAGGTATGATTTATCTGTTCCTGAACTTTTTCAATTAGGTGAAGAGTTAAAAAAAGAAGGCTTTGAAATTAAAAACCCATTTAAAGATTTTGAAATTGCAAAAAGAGAAATTTTAAGGAATTTATCATGATAAGTAAAGATTCTATTGTAATTGGACAATATTATCCTGGATTTGGTTTTTTATATACTTTAGATCCAAGAGCAAAAATAATATCTTTTCTTTTTTTGATGATAGTAATTTTTGTATTCAAAAGTTTATATTCTTTTATTCCAGTTTTCTTTTTAATTTTATTCTTTTTTATATCATCAAGAATTCCATTAAAACATGTTTTAAGGGGACTAAAACCAATTTTCATTCTCTTAATAATTACTATTTTTTTCCATTTTTTCTTTACACCAGGTATAGAAATTTTAAAAATATTATTTTTTAAATTAACATATGAGGGTTTAAATAGAGGAATTTTTATTGGAACAAGATTAATTATTTTAATTTTAATATCTTCAATATTAACTTTTACAACATCTCCACTAGAATTGACAAAAGGTTTGGAATTTTTAACCTTACCTTTAAACAAAATTGGATTTCCATCATCAGAGATAATTATGATGATAACAATAGCTTTGC
The sequence above is drawn from the Caldisericia bacterium genome and encodes:
- a CDS encoding energy-coupling factor transporter ATPase, coding for MIELKNLYFSYFIPDKVDVLKNINLKINKGEFISIIGKNGSGKSTLGRLISFLLEPTQGEILIDGKKVKNEIDYLEIRKKIGMVFQNPDNQIVSQIVEEDIAFGLENLNYDEETIKKKVEEVLLEVDLLEERRFPPHFLSGGQRQKLAIAGILVMEPEYIVLDEPTSLLDPKGRGDVIKLITRLNKKGITIILITHRMEEAILGDKIYVLNDGEIVMEGEPEEVFTNVDFLRSIGLSVPPLTYLSYLLKIEGLPIEVKLWNLKEMKEELLQLKLRI
- a CDS encoding energy-coupling factor transporter ATPase → MEFKRNEGRTPAIEIKNLTYTYSRGLPYEKEAIKDINLVVYEGEAVGILGHTGSGKSTLIQHLNGILLPQEGEVRVFGEKIINDKKFLRNLRKIVGVVFQFPEDELFAETVFEDIAFGPKNLGLSEDDIKKRVLNSINEVGLDESYLERSPFSLSGGEKRRVAIACILSMEPKILVLDEPTSGLDPIGREEIISLIKKLKEQKKVTIIMISHSMEDIIQFIDRVYILNNGKVVLEGKTEEIFQKKELLERYDLSVPELFQLGEELKKEGFEIKNPFKDFEIAKREILRNLS
- a CDS encoding energy-coupling factor transporter transmembrane protein EcfT, encoding MISKDSIVIGQYYPGFGFLYTLDPRAKIISFLFLMIVIFVFKSLYSFIPVFFLILFFFISSRIPLKHVLRGLKPIFILLIITIFFHFFFTPGIEILKILFFKLTYEGLNRGIFIGTRLIILILISSILTFTTSPLELTKGLEFLTLPLNKIGFPSSEIIMMITIALRFIPVLVEETDRIIVAQVSRGANLDEGNIIKRAKNLIPILIPLFISAFRRAEDLAIAMEVRCFQPGKKRTYMRRLLWHKKDTIFIIFVFFLGIISYFIKW